The following coding sequences are from one Saccopteryx bilineata isolate mSacBil1 chromosome 3, mSacBil1_pri_phased_curated, whole genome shotgun sequence window:
- the FPGT gene encoding fucose-1-phosphate guanylyltransferase isoform X2 — MAAASVPPGLSLREATQRKLQRFSKLRGKPVAAGEFWDIVAITAADEKQELAYKQQLSEKLKKKELPLGVQYHVFVDPAGTKIGGYSQRLPNASALGKIFTALPFGNPIYQMLELKLAMYIDFPSHMNAGILVTCADDIELYSIGESEFIKFDKPGFTALAHPSSLTVGTTHGVFVLEPSDCLEYRDFEYRCCHRFLHKPSIKEMRQFDAVCRPGHFSQQDLSKGDTSLKLEPEHVYTDSLFYMDHKSAKKLLSFYEKIGTLNCEIDAYGDFLQALGPGATVEYTRNISNVTKEESELVDMRQKIFHLLKGTSLNVVVLYNSKFYHIGTTEEYLFHFTSESSLKSELGLQSIAFSISPAIPECSGYTSCVIQSILDSRCSVSPGSVVEYSRLGPDVSVGKNCIISGSSIITTAVLPAYSFMCSLSVKMNGHLKYSTMTFGVQDNLKKNVKTLSDIKSLQFFGVCFLSCLDIWNLKVTEELFSGNKSCLSLWSARIFPVCSSLSDSVTTSIKMLNAVQNKSAFNLNNYKLLSIEEMLIYKDVEDMITYREQIFLEITLNRKSELETS; from the exons ATGGCCGCTGCAAGTGTTCCTCCAGGTTTATCTCTGCGAGAAGCCACCCAGCGGAAGTTGCAGAGGTTTTCAAAGCTGAGAG GCAAACCTGTGGCAGCTGGAGAGTTCTGGGACATTGTTGCAATAACAGCAGCTGATGAAAAACAGGAACTTGCTTATAAGCAACAGCTGTCAGAAAAGCTGAAGAAAAAGGAGTTACCCCTTGGAGTTCAATATCATGTTTTTGTAGATCCTGCTGGAACCAAAATTG gTGGCTACAGTCAACGCCTTCCAAATGCAAGTGCTCTGGGGAAAATTTTTACTGCTTTACCATTTGGTAACCCCATTTATCAGATGTTAGAATTAAAACTAGCCATGTACATTGATTTCCCCTCACATATGAATGCTGGGATCCTGGTGACCTGTGCAGATGATATTGAACTTTATAGTATAGGAGAATCTGAGTTTATCAAATTTGACAAGCCTGGATTTACTGCTTTAGCTCATCCTTCTAGTTTGACTGTAGGTACCACACATGGAGTATTTGTCTTAGAACCTTCTGATTGTTTAGAATACAGAGACTTTGAATACAGGTGTTGCCATCGTTTCCTTCATAAGCCCAGCATAAAAGAAATGCGTCAGTTTGATGCTGTGTGTAGACCTGGACATTTTTCTCAACAGGACCTCTCTAAGGGTGATACTTCTCTTAAATTAGAACCTGAACATGTTTACACAGACAGCCTATTTTACATGGATCATAAATCAGCAAAAAAGTTACTTTCTTTCTATGAAAAAATAGGCACATTGAACTGTGAAATAGATGCCTATGGAGACTTTCTGCAGGCTTTGGGACCTGGAGCAACTGTGGAGTATACCAGAAACATATCAAATGTCACTAAAGAAGAGTCAGAATTGGTAGACATGAGGCAGAAAATATTTCATCTTCTTAAAGGGACATCACTAAATGTTGTTGTTCTTTATAACTCCAAATTTTACCACATTGGAACAACTGAAGAATATTTGTTTCACTTTACTTCAGAGAGCAGTTTGAAGTCAGAACTTGGCTTACAGTCCATTGCTTTTAGCATCTCTCCAGCAATACCAGAATGCTCTGGTTACACATCCTGTGTAATTCAAAGTATATTGGATTCAAGATGTTCTGTGTCACCTGGCTCAGTTGTGGAATATTCCAGATTGGGGCCTGATGTTTCAGTTGGCAAAAACTGCATTATTAGTGGTTCTTCTATCATAACAACAGCTGTCCTGCCTGCATATTCTTTTATGTGTTCCTTAAGCGTGAAGATGAATGGACACTTAAAGTATTCAACTATGACATTTGGAGTGCAAGACAACttgaaaaagaatgttaaaacaTTGTCAGATATAAAGTCACTTCAGTTTTTTGGAGTCTGTTTCCTGTCATGCTTAGATATTTGGAATCTGAAAGTTACAGAGGAACTCTTCTCTGGAAACAAGTCATGTTTGAGTTTATGGAGTGCTCGTATTTTCCCCGTTTGTTCTTCTTTGAGTGATTCAGTTACAACATCCATAAAGATGTTAAATGCTGTGCAAAACAAATCAGCATTCAACCTAAACAACTATAAGCTATTGTCCATTGAAGAAATGCTTATCTACAAAGATGTAGAAGACATGATAACCTATAGAGAGcaaatttttctagaaattacTTTGAATAGAAAGTCTGAGTTAGAGACATCTTAA
- the FPGT gene encoding fucose-1-phosphate guanylyltransferase isoform X1: MAAASVPPGLSLREATQRKLQRFSKLRGKPVAAGEFWDIVAITAADEKQELAYKQQLSEKLKKKELPLGVQYHVFVDPAGTKIGNGGSTLCALRCLEKLYGDKWNSFTILLIHSGGYSQRLPNASALGKIFTALPFGNPIYQMLELKLAMYIDFPSHMNAGILVTCADDIELYSIGESEFIKFDKPGFTALAHPSSLTVGTTHGVFVLEPSDCLEYRDFEYRCCHRFLHKPSIKEMRQFDAVCRPGHFSQQDLSKGDTSLKLEPEHVYTDSLFYMDHKSAKKLLSFYEKIGTLNCEIDAYGDFLQALGPGATVEYTRNISNVTKEESELVDMRQKIFHLLKGTSLNVVVLYNSKFYHIGTTEEYLFHFTSESSLKSELGLQSIAFSISPAIPECSGYTSCVIQSILDSRCSVSPGSVVEYSRLGPDVSVGKNCIISGSSIITTAVLPAYSFMCSLSVKMNGHLKYSTMTFGVQDNLKKNVKTLSDIKSLQFFGVCFLSCLDIWNLKVTEELFSGNKSCLSLWSARIFPVCSSLSDSVTTSIKMLNAVQNKSAFNLNNYKLLSIEEMLIYKDVEDMITYREQIFLEITLNRKSELETS, from the exons ATGGCCGCTGCAAGTGTTCCTCCAGGTTTATCTCTGCGAGAAGCCACCCAGCGGAAGTTGCAGAGGTTTTCAAAGCTGAGAG GCAAACCTGTGGCAGCTGGAGAGTTCTGGGACATTGTTGCAATAACAGCAGCTGATGAAAAACAGGAACTTGCTTATAAGCAACAGCTGTCAGAAAAGCTGAAGAAAAAGGAGTTACCCCTTGGAGTTCAATATCATGTTTTTGTAGATCCTGCTGGAACCAAAATTG gaaatggaggATCAACATTATGTGCCCTTCGATGTTTGGAAAAGCTCTATGGAGATAAATGGAATTCTTTTACCATTCTATTAATTCATTCTG gTGGCTACAGTCAACGCCTTCCAAATGCAAGTGCTCTGGGGAAAATTTTTACTGCTTTACCATTTGGTAACCCCATTTATCAGATGTTAGAATTAAAACTAGCCATGTACATTGATTTCCCCTCACATATGAATGCTGGGATCCTGGTGACCTGTGCAGATGATATTGAACTTTATAGTATAGGAGAATCTGAGTTTATCAAATTTGACAAGCCTGGATTTACTGCTTTAGCTCATCCTTCTAGTTTGACTGTAGGTACCACACATGGAGTATTTGTCTTAGAACCTTCTGATTGTTTAGAATACAGAGACTTTGAATACAGGTGTTGCCATCGTTTCCTTCATAAGCCCAGCATAAAAGAAATGCGTCAGTTTGATGCTGTGTGTAGACCTGGACATTTTTCTCAACAGGACCTCTCTAAGGGTGATACTTCTCTTAAATTAGAACCTGAACATGTTTACACAGACAGCCTATTTTACATGGATCATAAATCAGCAAAAAAGTTACTTTCTTTCTATGAAAAAATAGGCACATTGAACTGTGAAATAGATGCCTATGGAGACTTTCTGCAGGCTTTGGGACCTGGAGCAACTGTGGAGTATACCAGAAACATATCAAATGTCACTAAAGAAGAGTCAGAATTGGTAGACATGAGGCAGAAAATATTTCATCTTCTTAAAGGGACATCACTAAATGTTGTTGTTCTTTATAACTCCAAATTTTACCACATTGGAACAACTGAAGAATATTTGTTTCACTTTACTTCAGAGAGCAGTTTGAAGTCAGAACTTGGCTTACAGTCCATTGCTTTTAGCATCTCTCCAGCAATACCAGAATGCTCTGGTTACACATCCTGTGTAATTCAAAGTATATTGGATTCAAGATGTTCTGTGTCACCTGGCTCAGTTGTGGAATATTCCAGATTGGGGCCTGATGTTTCAGTTGGCAAAAACTGCATTATTAGTGGTTCTTCTATCATAACAACAGCTGTCCTGCCTGCATATTCTTTTATGTGTTCCTTAAGCGTGAAGATGAATGGACACTTAAAGTATTCAACTATGACATTTGGAGTGCAAGACAACttgaaaaagaatgttaaaacaTTGTCAGATATAAAGTCACTTCAGTTTTTTGGAGTCTGTTTCCTGTCATGCTTAGATATTTGGAATCTGAAAGTTACAGAGGAACTCTTCTCTGGAAACAAGTCATGTTTGAGTTTATGGAGTGCTCGTATTTTCCCCGTTTGTTCTTCTTTGAGTGATTCAGTTACAACATCCATAAAGATGTTAAATGCTGTGCAAAACAAATCAGCATTCAACCTAAACAACTATAAGCTATTGTCCATTGAAGAAATGCTTATCTACAAAGATGTAGAAGACATGATAACCTATAGAGAGcaaatttttctagaaattacTTTGAATAGAAAGTCTGAGTTAGAGACATCTTAA